The following are encoded in a window of Corythoichthys intestinalis isolate RoL2023-P3 chromosome 8, ASM3026506v1, whole genome shotgun sequence genomic DNA:
- the nthl1 gene encoding endonuclease III-like protein 1 yields the protein MNIRDLNCVSVNVLYRGVPSYSSPQNTALTFYPCCPCFLVFRRGRSMWNTVWCFSMTSPYFQNMKVVTRRGERFTRCTAPASLLSRRMDADAISSVAVKVEEEQTPFLSTVDRSQDLLRLATTQPKLEADALSVASHGGRRRQIKVEYDEGGSTANMEQWEPLDWKKQLRHIREMRSSRDAPVDNMGAEKCYDTKAPPNVRRFQILVSLMLSSQTKDQVTAAAMQKLRAHGCTAEKLLSTDDETLGKLIYPVGFWRNKVKFLKKTAAMLVNDYGGDIPDSVEGLVRLPGVGPKMAHLAMDIAWDQVSGIGVDTHVHRISNRLGWLKKPTKNPEATRQALQDWLPRDLWSEINWLLVGFGQQVCLPTNPLCSMCLNQHSCPSAHQSSPSKRLIVRSPLSPDPASSLQTKTESGQETVVKEEPQTVNPTSLRRKLKRKIKH from the exons ATGAATATTCGTGATTTGAACTGTGTTTCTGTCAATGTATTATATCGTGGAGTTCCCTCTTATTCCTCCCCTCAAAACACAGCACTGACTTTCTATCCGTGCTGTCCATGTTTTCTTGTCTTCCGCCGTGGCAGGAGCATGTGGAATACAGTGTGGTGTTTCAGTATGACCTCTCCTTACTTCCAAAATATGAAAGTTGTTACACGGAGAGGTGAGAGATTTACCCGCTGCACAGCTCCTGCATCTTTGCTATCCAGACGAATGGACGCGGATGCCATTTCCTCAGTGGCCGTGAAGGTAGAAGAGGAACAAACACCCTTCTTGTCAACAGTAG ATCGTAGTCAGGACCTCCTCCGGTTGGCCACTACTCAACCAAAACTAGAAGCTGATGCTCTGTCTGTAGCTTCACATGGAGGCAGACGGAGACAGATCAAAGTCGAATATGATGAAGGTGGGTCCACGGCAAACATGGagcagtgggaacctcttgattGGAAGAAACAGTTAAGACACATTCGTGAGATGAGGAGCAGCCGTGATGCACCTGTGGATAACATGGGAGCAGAGAAGTGCTATGACACAAAGGCTCCACCTAAT GTGAGACGCTTTCAGATTTTGGTGTCCCTGATGCTTTCCAGTCAGACCAAAGACCAGGTAACAGCAGCTGCCATGCAAAAGCTGCGGGCTCATGGCTGCACTGCAGAAAAACTCTTGTCTACTGATGATGAAACTCTGGGAAAGCTCATCTACCCAGTCGGCTTCTGGAGG AACAAAGTGAAATTTCTGAAGAAGACCGCAGCTATGCTTGTGAATGATTACGGAGGGGACATCCCAGACAGCGTGGAAGGGCTTGTCCGCCTGCCAGGGGTTGGACCCAAGATGGCTCACCTAGCCATGGATattgcctgggaccaggtgtctGGTATAG GCGTTGACACACATGTGCATCGGATCTCAAACAGGCTAGGCTGGCTCAAGAAGCCCACTAAGAACCCAGAGGCAACACGGCAAGCCCTGCAGGATTGGTTACCTCG GGATCTATGGAGTGAGATTAACTGGCTGCTAGTGGGTTTTGGACAGCAGGTTTGCCTTCCAACCAATCCGCTCTGCTCCATGTGTTTGAACCAGCATAGTTGTCCATCCGCTCACCAAAGCTCACCTTCAAAGCGGCTTATAGTTCGATCCCCGCTATCTCCGGATCCAGCCTCCTCtcttcaaacaaaaactgaatCAGGACAAGAAACTGTTGTTAAAGAAGAGCCACAGACTGTTAATCCCACCTCACTGAGAAGGAAACTGAAAAGAAAGATTAAACACTGA